A stretch of DNA from Myxocyprinus asiaticus isolate MX2 ecotype Aquarium Trade chromosome 32, UBuf_Myxa_2, whole genome shotgun sequence:
CTATTGGATAATGCAGCAGTAAAATAACACTAATTTCATGGAAAATCTTCAGGGAACCTGACGCTAGTTCAGTTGGcaaatttgttttcacatatgtGGACCTggagtgtgtatatatgtatactgtgtaTAACGTGTTTAATTCCGTGTTTACCACTGGACAGCGCAGCGCAAGTGAAAAGCAGGTTTAGCGCTGTGCGGGCGAGTCCAGTACCGCTCTGCTCGCTGTGCTGTTTAAACGGGTAGCGCTGTTTCGTCACACTTTTGAAATATTTGGATTTTTGGTGTGCGCAGCAGTAAGTGGCAGCACTTAATAAATAAGAGGAGGGCAAATTTGTAGTCGCACTGGTGTGACCtctaacaaaattaagtcatacCAGCAGGAAAAACAGTCACAAAATGCGACCATTTAGTTGCAATCTGGAGCCATGCGTGTACCTTTGCATTTTGGGTTATGGTGGCTTGTCAAGTTGACAAGTGGTGTacatttgcatgaatacattcTGCTTTTTACATTTGACTGAAAAAAGTTCTCTTTTTAGCATCATTCTCAATGTTTTCCTACATACACTATCTAATGTTTAATTGCTTCTTAGTCAATCGTTTATGACTGATCTAGTTCTCTAATGTTCATTATGTCACTGGATTCAGTTAGTCTTGAGGAATGTAATTACTGAGGCTTGTTTAAAATGTTAaggttttttttaacagtttctgTTTAGTATCTTGTTTATATCTGCTGTTGCAAGAGCCATAAGAGCAAAAACATGTCACTAACTCAGTATGCAGTTATCACTTTCACAGTGTTCATTCTCATAAATTGATAAAGACACactattttatgaaaaaaaaaagggggattaattTCTTAATGTAATGCCAAAAAACATTCTTGTCAGTGCTACAGCTTTGCTAGCGTAGATGCTCGTTGCTCAAGTATTTGTTTGGCTAATGTTCTGGAAGGCCAACCAATGTCTGTGGATGACATGTAATATGTGCAGTGTTATGATTGAATATGGTTGTTAACCTTTCAAAAGGCACTATATTACACTGCggttatttttgtaatatttactgtTTTTCAAGTGTCATGTACTGCCTTTTGTCATGTAAAGCAGCTTGCACTCTTAAAGCAAGTTTCTTCTCTTGCAGACGGTGTCCTGAGCCATGGGGGCCTTTTTGGACAAGCCGAAGACCGAGAAACATAATGCTCACGGGGCAGGCAACGGTCTGCGTTTTGGCCTGAGCAGCATGCAGGGCTGGCGGGTGGAGATGGAGGACGCGCACACAGCTGTGGTGGGCCTGCCACATGGCCTGGATGACTGGTCCTTCTTTGCCGTGTATGACGGTCACGCTGGCTCCCGTGTGGCCAACTATTGCTCCAAACACCTGCTGGAGCACATCATAATCAGCAGCGAGGACTTCCGTTCAGGCCCTGATTCTGTGGAGGGCGTTAAAAGCGGCATTCGTTCTGGCTTCCTGAAGATTGATGAGTATATGCGCAACTTCTCGGATCTACGGAACGGCATGGACCGTAGCGGCTCTACAGCAGTGGGTGTGCTGATGTCGCCCGAGCACCTCTATTTCATCAACTGTGGAGACTCCCGAGCTGTTCTCAGTCGTGCCGGACAGGTGCAGTTCTCCACGCAAGACCACAAGCCCTGCAACCCACGTGAAAAAGAACGCATTCAGAATGCAGGAGGTTCTGTAATGATCCAAAGGGTGAACGGCTCTCTGGCTGTGTCACGTGCCCTGGGGGATTATGACTACAAGTGTGTGGACGGGAAGGGTCCTACTGAGCAGCTGGTATCTCCGGAACCGGAGGTGTTTGAGATCCCACGCGTTTCAAAAGAGGATGAGTTTGTGGTTCTTGCTTGCGATGGCATCTGGGATGTGATGAGCAATGAAGAGCTGTGTGATTTTGTGCGCTCTCGATTGGAGGTGTGGGATGATTTGGAGAAGGTCTGCAATTCTGTGGTGGACACCTGTTTACATAAGGTGAGGAGATTGAAGTAGACATCTCAAAAAGTGTTGGTTATGTCTTTTTGCCTTGCATCAAAACCCAGTGGGGTATCTTGTAAGACTATTTAATTTTCCATTAGTTACAGAGTTTAACAAAGCTTTACATAAGCATAATAGTCTTGCTAGACTCTAGACCCTCACCTTTTCCACACACTGCTGCATTCAAGCATTTCAGAGCTTCATCTCACaatctcatgttttttttatttttatttttacatgatttTTGGTGTCATTTTTATGGCATTCAAGAATCTAAATGTTTCAGTACCCACCAAAAAAACACACTTGGTCTTCTGACTGTGTAGACACCAGCTCTCCAGATGTTAGTACACAGCCTGGGACCTTCTGAATGAGGTCACCGCTCTAGTATCTGGGATGGATTTGCTCAAGTTGATGTCAGAGCTTTCCATTATTAGACTGCAGCCTACTTCATGTGTTTGTCATGAGGTATGGCTCATGCATACATTGGAAACAAAGCTCTGAGACATTGAACTTGGAAGATGTTTCTCTGTGAAGGTCTGGTTAGTGTCTAAGTATGAATAGATGTCACTGATTTCCATCCAAGGTAAATTTTGGCAAAATTGGAGGCAGCCTAGATTTATAGTGGTTTACAGTAGGAGCCAAActataaacacacatgcacatgtactCATCAGGTTGGATTTTAGTCCAGTGAGGTGCCTTTTTTAAAGGTTGTTTTAGTGTACAATCTTTTTTCTTACCAGGGAAGTCGTGACAACATGAGTGTTGTTCTGGTTTGTTTCCCCAATGGACCGAAAGTATCCGAGGAGGCTGTGAAGAGAGAGGCCGAGTTGGACAAGTTGCTGGAGGCTCGGGTGGAAGGTAAGACACAGCGCACTCTCCTTCACTGCCCTTCATCAACACTGACATAGGCATGGTGGAAATGTGTGTTAACCATGTAGGCTTGCCCATCTTGTAATTCAAAAACATAAGTCACAACACCAGACATTAGTGCTCTGTTCTGCTCTCTGTGTTCTGCTCTCAATCAGTTGTTCTCTTCCCCATCTGGTTCTTCTCTCTCAACATTCTGACATgttctgaactgtctgaaggctcATGGGATCTTTACTAGATGGGGAATGTTAGGTCAAGTGTTTTCCACTAGATATGTTGTTAAATCAGCTATGATGAATATTGTTTTCCACTTATTCTCTCACCATCTGGACGTTATTGTCTCACACTGTGTCCATAAGTGAGGGATGATTGATGCCTACACCATTCTAAGGTTTCAGCAGTCATGGTGAATGAAATGTGCCATTTAAAGCTTCCATTACCAGGGCTCTCTGTCCTACATATCTGTAATATGATTTCAAAAATGTCTCACTCTGCAGAAATCATGGAGAAATCAGGGGAGGAAGGCGTCCCAGATCTAAGCCATGTCATGCACAACCTCCGCCCTGAGAGCATCCCCAATTTGCCACCAGGAGGTGGTCTCGCTAGCAAGTAGGGatccaaaattaacattaacatttgtcCTTGCAGTCCTCATATTACATTCTAGCTGATCAAGCAGCATATTTTTTAACAAATGACCTACTTCTAAATTATTCATGGATAATGGACAAAGAGGGCTGTTACAACCTTTCCCCACAAGTATTAATTGTCTTCTGTAGGTTTTTTTAGTGTTTATAATCTGTCTCTTTGTCCCTTTCTAGACGCAGTGTAATTGAGGCTGTTTACAACAGGCTAAATCCACATAGAGAAGAAGATGGGGTGAGTTCTTCCTTATAGTTTTGATcatataagtgaacctcaaataaaaacaaaaggtcACTTGAGTCTTCTCTTTTTTTAGACATACGTCCATCCTTTTTCTCTGACATACTGGAATACACTTAATGTTTCACACATTAgtgcaaatattttgttttaatgtagGTCTAGGTGTCTCTTTTGCACATAGGTTTACTCTCTGGAACATTTTAGGGCAATACATTTAGTAAGTGATTAGGGTATGTCCTACTTAGGGAAGTGAAACTGGTTCTCAGAGATGTCTTCATCATAATATATAGAGCAGTTTAAACATCCAAACACCATTATCTTTAAAAGCAGTGCCTTTGCATTTAAGTTGAAAATGCAAGGCTTTTTGTGCAAGCATTGACTTTGTTTGTCCATCTGAGCTTGGGCCTCTCCGTAGTGGTTTATTTTTATATGTCTGCATCTTGGTAGTACTTTTTTGAGAAATTGTATTGGTCTAAGACGTGGACACCTGTGAGATGAGTTCTGTGTTGACAAGATGCTTGTATCTCATTCACTTCAGACCGTTATCATTATTTGTATACTCGCACACACGCAGACGAACACATTTGCTACCACTTACCTGGAGGGCAGCTTACATTGGCACACTCTTCAGTCTGGCTTCTCTCTAAATGAAAGCCTTCATAAGGGCAGTGTAAGGTCATGGGCAGGTGGCCCGCTGTAACCTGCTCTGTCCACTGACACTGGCGTCTTGCACCAGGACAGCCAGGGAGGAGCAGCCGGTGGTGAGGAGGAAGATGATGGCAGCACTGCTGCAGCCCACCTGCTGGAGGCGCTACGACAGTTCCGGCTCAGCCACCGAGGCGAATATCGGCAAGCGCTGGAGCAGGCGCTCTCAACTTACCGGCTGTCCTGCTTGACAGGTGCCACGACTCGGACCGGCCCCAAGGAGGACCCTCCCTCACCTCCACCATCTCCAGCCACTGAACCTGTCAACTCTGAGGAGGGACAGGAAGAAGCTGCCACATCACTGTCTCAGGACAAGCTCTCTGGCGCCCCCACTGCATGACCCTGACATCCAATTTAGTACCCACTAAACCCACCCCACTCTATCACACCCTACTATCAAACCCTTACCCAGACCTGCTCTCTGGCCCAGATTGCTAGGTTGCTTATCTGTTGGTTAAGTTCCTCTTAGGGCAGTTCCAGTGCAGGTTTTTGGTCATCTTTATGGAGATATGTTTGTTAGGGTATCTTGAGTGTTTAGTTTGCTCTGCACGCACCAAGACTCTATTCAGCCACTCATTGGTTAATTTAATcgaaggaatgttccgggttcaatacaagtttagctcagtcaAGAACATTTGTGGGTatactgttgattaccaaaaaaaaaaaaaaaaaaaaagtacattcgtcccttgtttataaaaagaaaaaagcaaacatcgcgtttacagtaaggcacttacaatggaagtgaatggggccagtccataaacattaaaatacacactgtttgaaaagtatagtCTCAAGTAGTGAAAATTATACATGtgagcatgattttagtgtgctaaaatcaGGGATTTTCTGGCATTACAGCATTTagcagattacagggtttaccagcgttatgtcgtcatgaTGATGTTGTAttattggatataaatttacacagataaggttagtaagcaattttatcacactaaaacatgTATGTTACATATCGTGGCTGGCTATACCTCATGTTTATGGACTGGGGTAATCACCATTGTACCACAAATGTCattgattgagcttagcttgtgtTGAACAAAGGATATCCCATTATTATTAAAAGGGGATGTTTTGAGCACTATTCTTGGCACTAAAAACCTGCTCTGCAACTGCATGTGAGGTTAACCTTGGTATATCCCAGTTCTGTCTGCAGTAAGCAATTTTCTGTATCTCTGCACTTAGTccagtattttttatatttacaagaGACATTGTTATCTAATAAGTAGTTCTAAATGTATGACTTTAGCAGTGC
This window harbors:
- the LOC127423089 gene encoding protein phosphatase 1B-like isoform X3, translated to MGAFLDKPKTEKHNAHGAGNGLRFGLSSMQGWRVEMEDAHTAVVGLPHGLDDWSFFAVYDGHAGSRVANYCSKHLLEHIIISSEDFRSGPDSVEGVKSGIRSGFLKIDEYMRNFSDLRNGMDRSGSTAVGVLMSPEHLYFINCGDSRAVLSRAGQVQFSTQDHKPCNPREKERIQNAGGSVMIQRVNGSLAVSRALGDYDYKCVDGKGPTEQLVSPEPEVFEIPRVSKEDEFVVLACDGIWDVMSNEELCDFVRSRLEVWDDLEKVCNSVVDTCLHKGSRDNMSVVLVCFPNGPKVSEEAVKREAELDKLLEARVEEIMEKSGEEGVPDLSHVMHNLRPESIPNLPPGGGLASKRSVIEAVYNRLNPHREEDGSGGDLDDPW
- the LOC127423089 gene encoding protein phosphatase 1B-like isoform X1, coding for MGAFLDKPKTEKHNAHGAGNGLRFGLSSMQGWRVEMEDAHTAVVGLPHGLDDWSFFAVYDGHAGSRVANYCSKHLLEHIIISSEDFRSGPDSVEGVKSGIRSGFLKIDEYMRNFSDLRNGMDRSGSTAVGVLMSPEHLYFINCGDSRAVLSRAGQVQFSTQDHKPCNPREKERIQNAGGSVMIQRVNGSLAVSRALGDYDYKCVDGKGPTEQLVSPEPEVFEIPRVSKEDEFVVLACDGIWDVMSNEELCDFVRSRLEVWDDLEKVCNSVVDTCLHKGSRDNMSVVLVCFPNGPKVSEEAVKREAELDKLLEARVEEIMEKSGEEGVPDLSHVMHNLRPESIPNLPPGGGLASKRSVIEAVYNRLNPHREEDGDSQGGAAGGEEEDDGSTAAAHLLEALRQFRLSHRGEYRQALEQALSTYRLSCLTGATTRTGPKEDPPSPPPSPATEPVNSEEGQEEAATSLSQDKLSGAPTA
- the LOC127423089 gene encoding protein phosphatase 1B-like isoform X2, with product MGAFLDKPKTEKHNAHGAGNGLRFGLSSMQGWRVEMEDAHTAVVGLPHGLDDWSFFAVYDGHAGSRVANYCSKHLLEHIIISSEDFRSGPDSVEGVKSGIRSGFLKIDEYMRNFSDLRNGMDRSGSTAVGVLMSPEHLYFINCGDSRAVLSRAGQVQFSTQDHKPCNPREKERIQNAGGSVMIQRVNGSLAVSRALGDYDYKCVDGKGPTEQLVSPEPEVFEIPRVSKEDEFVVLACDGIWDVMSNEELCDFVRSRLEVWDDLEKVCNSVVDTCLHKGSRDNMSVVLVCFPNGPKVSEEAVKREAELDKLLEARVEEIMEKSGEEGVPDLSHVMHNLRPESIPNLPPGGGLASKRSVIEAVYNRLNPHREEDGGYYPGVPLRKKHKMEMHWL
- the LOC127423089 gene encoding protein phosphatase 1B-like isoform X4 → MGAFLDKPKTEKHNAHGAGNGLRFGLSSMQGWRVEMEDAHTAVVGLPHGLDDWSFFAVYDGHAGSRVANYCSKHLLEHIIISSEDFRSGPDSVEGVKSGIRSGFLKIDEYMRNFSDLRNGMDRSGSTAVGVLMSPEHLYFINCGDSRAVLSRAGQVQFSTQDHKPCNPREKERIQNAGGSVMIQRVNGSLAVSRALGDYDYKCVDGKGPTEQLVSPEPEVFEIPRVSKEDEFVVLACDGIWDVMSNEELCDFVRSRLEVWDDLEKVCNSVVDTCLHKGSRDNMSVVLVCFPNGPKVSEEAVKREAELDKLLEARVEEIMEKSGEEGVPDLSHVMHNLRPESIPNLPPGGGLASKRSVIEAVYNRLNPHREEDGPGRSSRW